Proteins from a genomic interval of Psychrilyobacter piezotolerans:
- a CDS encoding YdcF family protein, with the protein MFLLQKFISNILISPGIFIIILLMIFMMNLRKRSAVKGNFLLLVTITAIYLLSIEPVKDMVVQPLEKNYPPITRTQLEEADCYVVLGGGIYDNAPKSLSSVTGSPGKAALFRVVEGVRLYKNYPKKIIITGGIVYNGEKSEGRIYKELMVDLGVPGTDIIIEGRSKTTEENARLTKGIMEKNGYKKAALITSATHMKRSKYTFEKYGAEVIPAPTGYVSRYKGSYGMDSYFPNAGNFVDIRSAVWEYIGLIFYKIKS; encoded by the coding sequence ATGTTTTTACTGCAAAAATTTATATCCAATATATTAATATCTCCTGGGATATTTATAATTATTCTGCTTATGATTTTTATGATGAATCTTCGTAAAAGATCTGCGGTAAAGGGAAATTTTTTGTTACTGGTCACAATAACAGCTATCTATTTATTATCTATAGAACCGGTAAAGGATATGGTAGTACAGCCCCTAGAAAAAAATTATCCTCCCATAACCAGAACTCAGCTGGAGGAAGCGGACTGTTATGTGGTCTTGGGAGGAGGAATCTACGATAATGCTCCCAAAAGTTTATCTTCTGTAACTGGCAGTCCAGGCAAAGCAGCATTATTCAGGGTAGTTGAGGGAGTGCGTCTGTATAAAAATTATCCTAAAAAGATAATAATTACAGGTGGAATAGTGTATAATGGAGAAAAATCAGAGGGAAGGATATATAAAGAGCTCATGGTGGACTTAGGAGTTCCCGGCACCGATATAATAATTGAGGGAAGGAGTAAAACAACAGAAGAAAATGCAAGGTTAACAAAGGGTATAATGGAGAAAAACGGATATAAAAAAGCAGCTCTGATAACTTCTGCCACTCATATGAAAAGATCAAAATATACCTTTGAAAAATACGGTGCAGAAGTAATACCAGCTCCTACAGGATATGTATCCAGGTATAAAGGCAGCTACGGGATGGACAGTTATTTCCCCAATGCCGGTAATTTTGTGGATATCAGGAGTGCAGTGTGGGAATATATTGGATTAATATTTTATAAGATAAAATCTTAG
- the kdsA gene encoding 3-deoxy-8-phosphooctulonate synthase, whose product MLMKEVKSVRIADRFEIGGNKGKFTLLAGPCAIETEEMSIRVAGKIKEICDRLGINYVFKSSFDKANRSSIHGFRGVGIDEGLRILKKVKDTYDIPVITDVHEPWQCERVAEVVDMIQIPAFLCRQTDLLMAAAETGLPVNVKKGQFLAPWDMKNVVNKMQEAGSENFMLCERGVTFGYNNFVVDMRSFMEMREFGYPVIFDATHSVQIPGGQGTCTGGNREYVFPLMRAALAVGVDGIFAEVHEDPDCAPCDGPNMLKLEDLEEILKVALEIDGIVKR is encoded by the coding sequence ATGTTGATGAAAGAGGTAAAATCGGTAAGGATAGCAGATAGATTTGAAATAGGCGGGAATAAAGGTAAATTTACACTCTTGGCAGGGCCTTGTGCCATTGAAACTGAGGAGATGAGTATCAGGGTAGCCGGAAAGATCAAAGAAATATGCGACAGGTTAGGGATAAATTATGTATTCAAGTCATCTTTTGATAAGGCCAACAGATCATCGATCCACGGGTTTAGAGGAGTGGGGATAGATGAAGGATTGAGAATTCTGAAAAAAGTAAAGGATACCTATGATATACCTGTGATTACAGATGTACATGAGCCTTGGCAGTGTGAAAGGGTCGCAGAAGTGGTAGATATGATACAGATACCTGCATTTTTATGCAGGCAGACAGACCTATTGATGGCAGCAGCCGAAACCGGATTACCTGTAAATGTAAAAAAAGGCCAGTTTTTAGCTCCCTGGGATATGAAAAATGTGGTCAATAAGATGCAGGAAGCTGGAAGTGAAAACTTTATGTTATGTGAAAGGGGAGTAACCTTCGGATACAATAACTTTGTGGTAGATATGAGATCATTTATGGAGATGAGAGAATTTGGATATCCTGTGATCTTTGATGCTACCCATTCGGTACAAATTCCAGGGGGACAGGGGACGTGTACAGGTGGAAACCGTGAATATGTATTCCCATTGATGAGAGCAGCCCTGGCTGTAGGAGTGGATGGAATATTTGCAGAGGTACATGAAGACCCGGACTGTGCTCCCTGTGATGGTCCCAATATGCTGAAATTAGAGGATTTAGAGGAAATATTAAAGGTGGCATTGGAGATAGATGGAATAGTGAAAAGATAG
- a CDS encoding cation:proton antiporter domain-containing protein: MDFMKIQILAIGMLILGAYTGGVIAKKVKLGETVGQILGGMLVGPHLWTLVHDWASTKEGLSSMPIFQKLEYIYTHGFTTYGNVIEESHFFVFFFLGLIAFSLGEELHFDRLKQMGIKPTIICLTQALLAWVSITLVFFKVFNFPLINAAIVGSIGIATAPALTFVLMNKLKVEGKLKNLLANIVVLDDIIEVIFFSVFLGIAVMMQNGEHLSFGHLAFEVIKEFFFAVLIGVLIFLLLKFTVKPGKVDEEEGLEVKVESFYGPMPSIELFFIVAGVVAVGSAAALHFHLPFLIVAVVAGALVSNYHFHAIFHSLQLSNVMPALNLFFFALIGASVKLETFSAKTFVFVIGYLVVRGSAKLIGTWVGCRMTGQEKEITNSLPKLMLPQAGMAAVETILVATVLKNSGGELIFNTIIPALVVFEIGGAWISERTLIAWNKFIGGQNKGRKDKKHFAIEDIVGNIWEFKAQNKDDTVEQLTKLLHEKHLIKDVHEISHAIMTREKLASTALGKGVAIPHCRTNDVSKTTCVCGFLENPVEWNSPDGKPVDIVFLVITPKDKPQEYLQTVRSIILTLKELSLEGELNHSLLRNILVG; encoded by the coding sequence ATGGACTTTATGAAAATCCAGATATTAGCTATTGGAATGCTGATACTTGGAGCGTACACAGGGGGAGTAATTGCTAAAAAAGTAAAACTGGGAGAAACTGTAGGTCAAATTTTAGGTGGAATGCTGGTTGGACCTCACCTATGGACATTGGTACACGATTGGGCTTCTACAAAGGAAGGATTATCTTCTATGCCTATTTTTCAAAAATTGGAGTATATCTATACTCATGGGTTCACCACCTATGGTAATGTAATTGAGGAAAGTCATTTTTTTGTATTTTTCTTTCTAGGGCTCATAGCCTTTAGTTTAGGAGAGGAACTTCATTTTGACAGATTGAAACAAATGGGGATAAAACCTACTATTATATGTCTTACCCAGGCTCTGCTTGCATGGGTTTCTATTACCTTAGTTTTCTTTAAGGTTTTTAATTTCCCGCTTATCAATGCAGCCATCGTGGGATCCATCGGAATAGCCACAGCACCGGCTCTTACCTTTGTCCTTATGAACAAATTAAAGGTTGAGGGTAAATTAAAAAATCTTTTAGCCAATATAGTGGTCCTGGATGATATTATCGAAGTAATTTTCTTCTCGGTATTTTTGGGTATAGCGGTTATGATGCAAAACGGGGAACACCTGTCTTTCGGCCACCTTGCCTTTGAGGTTATAAAGGAATTTTTCTTTGCTGTATTGATCGGAGTTCTGATTTTTTTACTCTTAAAGTTCACTGTGAAACCCGGGAAAGTAGATGAAGAGGAAGGACTGGAAGTAAAGGTAGAAAGTTTTTACGGTCCCATGCCTTCAATAGAGCTTTTCTTTATTGTAGCTGGAGTTGTAGCCGTGGGTTCTGCTGCAGCCTTACATTTTCATCTGCCTTTCTTAATAGTTGCAGTAGTTGCAGGAGCCCTGGTATCAAACTACCATTTCCATGCTATCTTCCATTCATTGCAGTTAAGTAATGTAATGCCGGCATTAAATTTATTCTTTTTTGCCCTTATTGGAGCCAGTGTAAAGTTAGAGACTTTCTCAGCTAAAACATTTGTCTTTGTTATAGGATATCTGGTAGTTAGGGGGAGTGCAAAACTTATCGGAACTTGGGTTGGATGTCGTATGACAGGTCAGGAAAAGGAGATAACAAACAGTCTTCCAAAACTCATGCTTCCACAAGCCGGAATGGCAGCAGTAGAAACTATCTTAGTAGCTACTGTCTTAAAAAATAGCGGAGGAGAACTTATCTTCAACACCATTATCCCAGCTCTGGTTGTTTTTGAGATTGGAGGAGCATGGATTTCAGAGAGAACCCTTATAGCCTGGAATAAATTTATAGGGGGGCAAAATAAGGGAAGAAAAGATAAAAAACATTTTGCTATAGAAGATATAGTGGGGAATATATGGGAATTTAAAGCCCAAAATAAAGATGACACCGTAGAACAGTTAACTAAGCTGCTCCATGAAAAACATCTCATCAAAGATGTCCATGAGATATCCCATGCTATTATGACCAGGGAAAAATTAGCCAGTACCGCTCTGGGTAAGGGAGTTGCTATTCCCCATTGCCGTACAAATGATGTGAGTAAGACTACCTGTGTGTGTGGATTTTTAGAGAATCCTGTAGAATGGAATTCACCAGACGGTAAACCAGTGGATATAGTTTTTCTGGTTATCACTCCTAAGGATAAACCGCAGGAGTATCTCCAGACTGTTAGGAGTATAATTCTTACCTTGAAGGAATTAAGCCTTGAAGGGGAATTAAACCACAGTTTATTGAGAAATATATTGGTAGGGTAA
- a CDS encoding RluA family pseudouridine synthase yields MDYKITEEYKDTRVDKFVRKKYEGLKLGEIFKYLRTKKIKVNGKKVDGKYRLQVGDVVNVFLREGATVEKSFIELTEKEMKYLKAGIVYEDERVLIFDKKPNMVMHKGSGHDYGLSEMLKAYTENMNFTFVNRIDKATSGMIIGAKTLPVVRELSEEIRERRVEKKYYILVDGKPKQNKFTIKSYLKKTETKVIELDEYEEGAKESISYFKVVKNGKERTLLEGLLGTGRTHQLRVQLANEKLPIVGDMKYGISKESMMYLYSYYVNIPKYNIEIEREIPENFLKKI; encoded by the coding sequence ATGGATTATAAGATAACAGAGGAATACAAAGATACCAGAGTGGATAAGTTTGTCAGAAAAAAATATGAGGGACTAAAATTAGGAGAGATATTTAAATATCTCAGAACAAAGAAAATCAAGGTAAATGGAAAAAAAGTAGATGGTAAATACAGGTTACAGGTAGGAGATGTGGTGAATGTTTTTCTACGTGAGGGAGCTACTGTGGAAAAATCATTTATAGAGCTGACAGAGAAGGAGATGAAATATCTGAAAGCCGGAATTGTTTATGAAGATGAGAGGGTGCTGATATTTGATAAAAAACCAAATATGGTAATGCACAAGGGCAGCGGACATGATTACGGGCTGTCGGAGATGCTGAAAGCATATACAGAAAATATGAACTTTACCTTTGTAAACAGGATAGATAAGGCCACTTCCGGGATGATTATAGGGGCTAAAACCCTGCCGGTGGTAAGAGAATTATCGGAGGAGATCAGAGAGAGAAGGGTAGAAAAAAAATACTATATCCTGGTAGATGGAAAACCAAAGCAGAATAAATTTACCATTAAATCTTATCTGAAGAAGACGGAAACAAAGGTAATAGAACTGGATGAATATGAAGAGGGGGCTAAGGAGAGTATCAGTTACTTTAAAGTAGTGAAAAATGGAAAAGAAAGAACTCTGCTGGAAGGACTGTTGGGAACCGGAAGAACCCATCAGCTGAGAGTGCAGTTAGCCAATGAAAAATTGCCCATTGTAGGGGATATGAAATACGGGATCAGCAAGGAAAGTATGATGTACCTGTATTCATATTATGTAAATATACCTAAGTATAATATTGAGATAGAGAGGGAGATCCCTGAAAATTTTCTGAAGAAAATTTAA
- a CDS encoding UDP-N-acetylmuramoyl-L-alanyl-D-glutamate--2,6-diaminopimelate ligase → MKKILENTEYKILNSGKEMEYTGMEYDSRKIAAGNIFAALDGSVVDGHNYIEKAISLGAKCILVSKDVEILNKEITYILVEDLRLHLGIITSNFYNWPQKNLKVIGVTGTNGKTTITYILDEILKNTMRIGTVEYKIGEEIIPAPNTTPESLDLVKMCKKAIEKNIEYLVMEVSSHALEMGRVEMLDFDAGIFTNLTAEHMDYHKTIENYFLAKRKLFTKLKDSQCGVYNVEDIHGKRLHDEFGGIGYGEDTGNLRGKIISVDNTTQEIEVIYCDKSYRLKSGLLGRFNLMNILGAIGGGIQLGLDMETIIERLKGLKGVPGRFETVDRGQDFMVVVDYAHTEDALKNILTALNEIKRGRIITVFGCGGDRDTTKRPKMAETAELLSDFVVLTSDNPRTEDPELILNDVEKGFKGNKDYIRVADRERAIADAVSMADKDDIILIAGKGHEDYQIIGREKIHLDDRETAGKYIEERLKKGKKILV, encoded by the coding sequence ATAAAAAAAATATTAGAAAATACTGAATATAAGATATTAAATTCTGGGAAGGAGATGGAGTATACCGGAATGGAGTACGATTCTAGAAAGATAGCAGCAGGGAATATATTTGCTGCACTGGATGGAAGTGTGGTAGACGGGCATAACTATATAGAAAAAGCTATCTCATTGGGAGCAAAATGTATCTTGGTTTCTAAAGATGTAGAAATATTAAATAAGGAGATCACATATATTTTAGTGGAAGACTTGAGATTACATCTGGGGATTATAACTTCTAATTTTTATAACTGGCCCCAGAAAAATCTAAAGGTTATAGGAGTAACAGGTACCAACGGTAAAACAACGATTACCTATATTCTGGATGAAATATTAAAAAATACCATGAGGATAGGGACGGTGGAGTATAAGATAGGGGAGGAGATAATACCGGCTCCTAATACAACCCCGGAATCGCTGGATCTGGTAAAGATGTGTAAAAAAGCTATAGAAAAAAATATAGAATATCTGGTGATGGAGGTCAGCTCCCACGCCCTTGAGATGGGAAGGGTAGAGATGCTGGATTTTGATGCTGGGATATTCACTAACCTCACTGCAGAACATATGGATTACCATAAAACAATTGAAAATTATTTTCTGGCTAAGAGAAAATTATTTACTAAATTAAAAGATAGTCAGTGCGGGGTATACAACGTAGAAGATATCCATGGAAAGAGGTTGCATGATGAATTTGGCGGAATAGGTTATGGTGAAGATACGGGGAATTTAAGAGGAAAGATAATAAGTGTAGACAACACTACCCAAGAGATAGAAGTAATCTATTGTGATAAAAGCTACAGGTTGAAGAGCGGCCTTCTGGGAAGGTTTAACCTTATGAATATTTTAGGAGCTATTGGTGGAGGGATTCAGTTAGGGCTGGATATGGAAACTATCATTGAAAGACTAAAAGGATTAAAGGGTGTTCCAGGCAGATTTGAAACTGTAGACAGAGGACAGGATTTTATGGTAGTTGTGGACTATGCCCATACAGAGGATGCACTGAAAAATATTTTGACTGCTCTAAATGAGATAAAGAGAGGCAGAATCATAACTGTATTTGGATGTGGAGGCGACAGGGATACTACCAAAAGACCCAAGATGGCAGAAACAGCAGAATTACTCAGTGATTTTGTGGTATTGACGTCGGATAATCCGAGAACTGAAGATCCGGAATTAATCTTAAACGATGTGGAAAAAGGATTTAAGGGAAATAAAGATTATATAAGGGTAGCTGACAGAGAAAGGGCTATAGCAGATGCAGTATCTATGGCAGATAAAGATGATATTATCCTAATAGCAGGGAAGGGACATGAAGATTATCAGATAATAGGCAGAGAAAAGATTCATTTGGATGACAGGGAAACAGCTGGAAAATATATTGAAGAAAGGCTGAAAAAAGGAAAAAAAATCTTAGTGTAA
- a CDS encoding ornithine cyclodeaminase family protein: MIFLNRAAIENMISLEEVMDSVEDAFLAYENNNFEMPDRIHVNNKENTLLYMPCFTNEIFGTKSLTIFPKNSQIGKPVIDGFMTLNDPNTGEPLAMIDGKTLTELRTGAVGGVGAKHLSERNSSTLGLIGAGVQGFQQILFISKVRPIKKVKIYGSNIEKLKDFSSRLKKKIDIEVVICGSAEEVLEGTDIVITATSSENPVLPNKAGLLKGKTFIGIGSYKPTMREFPKEIYSLLDRIYTDTYFAKEESGDLCYPLSEGLIKEEQIHTIGSFMSNKEKKIDETVFFKSVGMALLDIYVAKTIYEKAVGLNIGQKINI; encoded by the coding sequence ATGATTTTTTTAAATAGAGCAGCAATTGAAAATATGATTTCTTTAGAGGAAGTAATGGATAGTGTAGAAGATGCATTTTTAGCCTACGAAAACAATAATTTTGAGATGCCGGACAGGATCCATGTGAACAATAAAGAAAATACACTTCTCTATATGCCTTGTTTCACAAATGAAATTTTTGGGACAAAATCTTTGACGATCTTCCCTAAAAATAGTCAAATAGGTAAGCCGGTTATAGATGGTTTCATGACTTTAAATGATCCTAATACCGGAGAACCCCTGGCTATGATAGATGGAAAGACTCTGACAGAACTTAGAACAGGGGCAGTAGGGGGAGTAGGAGCTAAACACCTTTCTGAAAGAAATTCCTCTACTTTGGGACTTATAGGTGCAGGAGTCCAAGGGTTTCAGCAAATACTTTTTATATCGAAAGTCAGACCCATAAAAAAAGTAAAAATTTACGGATCGAATATAGAAAAATTAAAAGATTTTTCCAGTCGTCTAAAAAAGAAGATTGATATAGAGGTAGTTATTTGTGGATCTGCAGAAGAGGTTTTAGAGGGAACTGACATTGTGATTACAGCTACCAGTTCAGAAAATCCTGTTTTGCCTAACAAAGCTGGACTTCTAAAAGGCAAAACTTTTATCGGGATAGGATCCTATAAGCCTACCATGAGAGAGTTTCCCAAAGAGATATATTCTCTCCTAGATAGAATATATACAGATACTTATTTTGCAAAGGAAGAATCAGGAGATCTTTGTTATCCCTTATCAGAAGGTCTGATTAAAGAAGAACAAATTCATACTATAGGTTCTTTTATGAGTAACAAAGAAAAAAAAATTGATGAAACTGTTTTTTTTAAATCGGTAGGGATGGCTCTTTTAGATATATATGTTGCAAAAACTATATATGAAAAAGCTGTTGGGTTAAATATAGGACAAAAAATAAATATTTAA